A window from Hemicordylus capensis ecotype Gifberg chromosome 2, rHemCap1.1.pri, whole genome shotgun sequence encodes these proteins:
- the COPS7A gene encoding COP9 signalosome complex subunit 7a isoform X1, which produces MAAEVKVTGQNQEQFLLLAKSARGAALASLIHQVLEAPGIYVFGELLDMPNVRELADSEFSSVFHLLTVFAYGTYTDYLAEAGNLPPLTEAQKNKLRHLSVVTLASKLKCIPYSVLLEQLQLKNVRQLEDLVIEAVYADVLRGSLDQRNQRLEVDYSIGRDIRREELSAITRTLQEWCQGCEVVLSSIEEQVSRANQHKEQQLGLKQQIESEQVANLKKTIKVTTAAAAAATSQDPEQHLSELREPAPGTNQRQASKKASKGKGLRGSAKIWSKSN; this is translated from the exons ATGGCAGCCGAGGTGAAGGTGACTGGGCAAAACCAGGAGCAGTTCCTGCTGCTGGCAAAATCGGCCCGTGGAGCTGCCCTGGCCAGTCTCATCCATCAAGTGCTGGAAGCACCTGGCATTTATGTCTTTGGGGAGCTGCTTGACATGCCCAATGTTCGAGAG CTAGCTGACAGCGAGTTTTCCTCTGTCTTCCATCTGCTCACAGTGTTTGCCTATGGGACGTATACAGATTACCTGG CTGAAGCTGGGAATCTGCCTCCTTTAACAGAGGCTCAGAAGAACAAACTGCGCCATCTCTCGGTCGTCACACTAGCTTCCAAACTCAAG TGCATCCCTTACTCAGTGCTCCTGGAGCAACTTCAGCTTAAGAATGTGCGCCAACTAGAAGACTTGGTTATTGAGGCAGTGTATGCAGATGTATTGCGTGGAAGCCTGGACCAGCGCAACCAGCGCCTAGAGGTGGATTACAGCATTGGGCGGGATATCCGCAGGGAGGAGCTCAGCGCCATCACCCGCACCCTTCAGGAGTG GTGCCAGGGCTGTGAGGTTGTCCTTTCAAGCATTGAGGAACAAGTTAGCCGAGCCAATCAACACAAGGAGCAACAGCTGGGTCTGAAGCAGCAGATCGAGAGTGAG CAGGTGGCAAATCTGAAGAAGACAATTAAGGTGACgacagcagcggctgcagcagccaCTTCCCAGGATCCTGAGCAGCATCTGTCAGAACTCCGAGAGCCTGCTCCGGGTACCAACCAGCGCCAGGCCAGCAAAAAGGCTTCCAAGGGCAAAGG GCTCCGAGGCAGCGCAAAGATCTGGTCTAAATCAAACTAG
- the COPS7A gene encoding COP9 signalosome complex subunit 7a isoform X2 — translation MAAEVKVTGQNQEQFLLLAKSARGAALASLIHQVLEAPGIYVFGELLDMPNVRELADSEFSSVFHLLTVFAYGTYTDYLAEAGNLPPLTEAQKNKLRHLSVVTLASKLKCIPYSVLLEQLQLKNVRQLEDLVIEAVYADVLRGSLDQRNQRLEVDYSIGRDIRREELSAITRTLQEWCQGCEVVLSSIEEQVSRANQHKEQQLGLKQQIESEVANLKKTIKVTTAAAAAATSQDPEQHLSELREPAPGTNQRQASKKASKGKGLRGSAKIWSKSN, via the exons ATGGCAGCCGAGGTGAAGGTGACTGGGCAAAACCAGGAGCAGTTCCTGCTGCTGGCAAAATCGGCCCGTGGAGCTGCCCTGGCCAGTCTCATCCATCAAGTGCTGGAAGCACCTGGCATTTATGTCTTTGGGGAGCTGCTTGACATGCCCAATGTTCGAGAG CTAGCTGACAGCGAGTTTTCCTCTGTCTTCCATCTGCTCACAGTGTTTGCCTATGGGACGTATACAGATTACCTGG CTGAAGCTGGGAATCTGCCTCCTTTAACAGAGGCTCAGAAGAACAAACTGCGCCATCTCTCGGTCGTCACACTAGCTTCCAAACTCAAG TGCATCCCTTACTCAGTGCTCCTGGAGCAACTTCAGCTTAAGAATGTGCGCCAACTAGAAGACTTGGTTATTGAGGCAGTGTATGCAGATGTATTGCGTGGAAGCCTGGACCAGCGCAACCAGCGCCTAGAGGTGGATTACAGCATTGGGCGGGATATCCGCAGGGAGGAGCTCAGCGCCATCACCCGCACCCTTCAGGAGTG GTGCCAGGGCTGTGAGGTTGTCCTTTCAAGCATTGAGGAACAAGTTAGCCGAGCCAATCAACACAAGGAGCAACAGCTGGGTCTGAAGCAGCAGATCGAGAGTGAG GTGGCAAATCTGAAGAAGACAATTAAGGTGACgacagcagcggctgcagcagccaCTTCCCAGGATCCTGAGCAGCATCTGTCAGAACTCCGAGAGCCTGCTCCGGGTACCAACCAGCGCCAGGCCAGCAAAAAGGCTTCCAAGGGCAAAGG GCTCCGAGGCAGCGCAAAGATCTGGTCTAAATCAAACTAG
- the COPS7A gene encoding COP9 signalosome complex subunit 7a isoform X3, translated as MAAEVKVTGQNQEQFLLLAKSARGAALASLIHQVLEAPGIYVFGELLDMPNVRELADSEFSSVFHLLTVFAYGTYTDYLAEAGNLPPLTEAQKNKLRHLSVVTLASKLKCIPYSVLLEQLQLKNVRQLEDLVIEAVYADVLRGSLDQRNQRLEVDYSIGRDIRREELSAITRTLQEWCQGCEVVLSSIEEQVSRANQHKEQQLGLKQQIESEQVANLKKTIKVTTAAAAAATSQDPEQHLSELREPAPGTNQRQASKKASKGKGC; from the exons ATGGCAGCCGAGGTGAAGGTGACTGGGCAAAACCAGGAGCAGTTCCTGCTGCTGGCAAAATCGGCCCGTGGAGCTGCCCTGGCCAGTCTCATCCATCAAGTGCTGGAAGCACCTGGCATTTATGTCTTTGGGGAGCTGCTTGACATGCCCAATGTTCGAGAG CTAGCTGACAGCGAGTTTTCCTCTGTCTTCCATCTGCTCACAGTGTTTGCCTATGGGACGTATACAGATTACCTGG CTGAAGCTGGGAATCTGCCTCCTTTAACAGAGGCTCAGAAGAACAAACTGCGCCATCTCTCGGTCGTCACACTAGCTTCCAAACTCAAG TGCATCCCTTACTCAGTGCTCCTGGAGCAACTTCAGCTTAAGAATGTGCGCCAACTAGAAGACTTGGTTATTGAGGCAGTGTATGCAGATGTATTGCGTGGAAGCCTGGACCAGCGCAACCAGCGCCTAGAGGTGGATTACAGCATTGGGCGGGATATCCGCAGGGAGGAGCTCAGCGCCATCACCCGCACCCTTCAGGAGTG GTGCCAGGGCTGTGAGGTTGTCCTTTCAAGCATTGAGGAACAAGTTAGCCGAGCCAATCAACACAAGGAGCAACAGCTGGGTCTGAAGCAGCAGATCGAGAGTGAG CAGGTGGCAAATCTGAAGAAGACAATTAAGGTGACgacagcagcggctgcagcagccaCTTCCCAGGATCCTGAGCAGCATCTGTCAGAACTCCGAGAGCCTGCTCCGGGTACCAACCAGCGCCAGGCCAGCAAAAAGGCTTCCAAGGGCAAAGG ATGCTGA